A segment of the Halanaerobiales bacterium genome:
TCATACCACCTGATAATTCAAAAGTTGGTTTATCTCCAAACCCACTTAAATTAACTTCATCAAGAAAGTATTTGCGAATCTTTTTTATTTCTTCTTTAGGAAGTCCTCTCATTTTAGGGCCAAATTCCACATTATCTTTCACTGACATCCAGGGATATAAAGTTGAGGATTGAAAAACTACTCCCCTATGCCAGTCCGGACCTTCAATAGGTTCTCCCTGCATTAAGCACTGACCACTTGTGGGGGGGATATATCCAGCTATAGTTTTTAACAAAGTACTTTTACCACAGCCGGAAGGCCCCAAAACACATAGAAATTCTCCTCGCCTTATTTCTAAGTTAATATCATCTAAAGCTAAGATAGACTCTTCTTCTTTACCATAGACAGTCCTTAAATTATTTATTTCTATTAAAACTTCTTCTTTTTCTTCATTTTCCATTACTAATTTCCTTCCGTCTGCTCTAAGGATTTTTCTATATAGTAAGAATTAACAAATTCATTATATTCTTCCTGAGATGGTGAATCATCAATTGAATCCTGATCTTTAAGAAAATCGGAAGTTTCTTTCATAACCTTTGCAAAATTTCCAGGATCTTCAGTTGTACCAAAAAAGTCCTGACTGATTAGTTCTTCTCTGGTATGCCAGGTAGAACCCTGCATTTGTTTTAAAGCTTCATCTGCAGTTATTTCTAATTTTTGAGATACAATATTTGCTCCTTTTTCAGGATTTTCCCTATAGATATCAGCTGCTTCAGACATCATTGTAATAAATGAAGTTACCAGTTCAGGATACTTTTCGGAAAATTCTTTTCTTACAACCTCTACATTAGCTGTTAAATAACCTCTTTCAGCCATTTCTTTACTTGTAACCAATACTTTTCCATCTTCTAAAACCTCACCTAAAGTAGGTTGCCAAAGATAGGCCGCCTGAACATCTCCTCTTTTCCAGGCTGCAACTATTTCAGTTGTCTGCATATCTAATAACTGAACTTCATCTTCAATACCAGCATTTTTAAGAAGATTTAATAAGACATAATGACAGGTTGAAGCAAAAGGAACTGCTACTCTTTTTCCAGCTAAATCTTCAACTTTATTAATTCCCGATCCATTTTTTACAGCCAGAGCTTCTATTTCTCCTAATACTTCATGGATCCAGATAAGTTCAACTCCTAAATCTCTGGATAAGGCAGTTACTGCATTTACATTACCCATTGTCGCAAAATCAATACTTCCTGACGCAAGAGCCTGATTTGCTTCAGCTCCTGAATCAAAAACAGTAAATTTACTTTCTATGCCTTTCTCACCAAAGTATTCATCAAACATTCCT
Coding sequences within it:
- a CDS encoding ABC transporter ATP-binding protein, whose translation is MENEEKEEVLIEINNLRTVYGKEEESILALDDINLEIRRGEFLCVLGPSGCGKSTLLKTIAGYIPPTSGQCLMQGEPIEGPDWHRGVVFQSSTLYPWMSVKDNVEFGPKMRGLPKEEIKKIRKYFLDEVNLSGFGDKPTFELSGGMKQRVALARVLANYPQVILMDEPFGALDALTRTNMQNLTRDIWMENNSTIFFITHDVDEALALGTRIVVMSSRPGRLLAEFDVDFTHTLFADKERKIKHEDEYFRVKDEIMELINNQIET
- a CDS encoding glycine betaine ABC transporter substrate-binding protein, with the translated sequence GMFDEYFGEKGIESKFTVFDSGAEANQALASGSIDFATMGNVNAVTALSRDLGVELIWIHEVLGEIEALAVKNGSGINKVEDLAGKRVAVPFASTCHYVLLNLLKNAGIEDEVQLLDMQTTEIVAAWKRGDVQAAYLWQPTLGEVLEDGKVLVTSKEMAERGYLTANVEVVRKEFSEKYPELVTSFITMMSEAADIYRENPEKGANIVSQKLEITADEALKQMQGSTWHTREELISQDFFGTTEDPGNFAKVMKETSDFLKDQDSIDDSPSQEEYNEFVNSYYIEKSLEQTEGN